The genomic window GCCGTGCGGGCGTGCTACCTGCGGACCGCGTCCAGCGCGTCCACGACACCGGCTCCGTAGAAGCCGTTGTAGCGCGGGCCGCCCTCGCAGACGGCGTCGACGGTGCCGTCACCGTTGATGTCGTACGGCGCGCCACAGGCGGTCCTGTCGGCCTGGTGCGTCAGCAGCGCCTTCACCACGCCCGCCGAGGCGTACGGGTGTGTCGACTTGATCAGCGCTGCGACACCGGCCACGTGCGGGGAGGCCATGGACGTCCCCGCCTTGTAGCCGAACGTGCCGCCGGGCAGGGTCGAGAGGATCAGGCCGCTGGTGGCCGGCGGCGCCGGGGTCTGGTAGACGGTCGAGTCGCCGCCGGGGGCAGCGACGTCGATGACTCCGAGACCGTAGTTCGAGTACGAGGCCTTGAGGCCCTTCGCACCGGTCGCGGAGACCGTCACGACACCGGGGAGCATGGTCGGAATGTCCGGGCACTCGCTGGGGTCGACCGTACGGGTGACCGTGGTGGTGTCGTTGGGGCTCGTGGTGTCCTCGATGGCGTCGAGGGCCAGGTCGTGGTCGGAGTTGCCGGCCGCGGCGACGTTGACGACGCCCCTGCCCTCCGCGTAACGGGTCGCGCGGGTGACCGCCTCGACCAGGGCGCCCTGGTCCGGGTCGTTCTTGCAGTTGAACAGCCACGGGTCCGTGTAATAGCTGTTGTTGGTCACGTCCACGCCGTGCTCGGCGGCCCACACGAAGCCGCAGACGACGGCCTCGGTGTAGAAGAAGCCCGCCGGGGTCGACACCTTGATGCCGGACACCTTCACACCGGGCGCCACGCCGGTGACGCCGACGCCGTTCTTCGCCGCGGCTATCGTGCCCGCGACGTGCGTACCGTGGTCGCTCTCGCCGGCCGCGGGCCGCCAGGCGCCGTCCGTGGTGTCCGGGGCGCCGGACACACAGTTCACCGAGGCCTTGCGGTCGAAGTTCGGGGCCAGGTCGGGGTGCGTGTCGTCCACACCCGTGTCGATGACGGCGACCGTGACCTTGCTGCTGCCGAGCGACTTCTGGTGCGCCTTGTCCGCCTTGATGGCGGGCAGGTCCCACTGCAGCGGCTCGAGCGGGTCCTGGCCG from Streptomyces sp. NBC_01341 includes these protein-coding regions:
- a CDS encoding S8 family peptidase; this translates as MAHLASRRTRVLTLPVGLALTASLGFLPTGTAAAAPADEPAAAVPADGPELSYVVNTRAGHGTVKQVRKAISKAGGTVVTSYDRIGVIVVHSKNPDFGATIRKARGVQSAGATRTNPIVPQATKDIGVEQPLTAAQARAAAGEAAAGQDPLEPLQWDLPAIKADKAHQKSLGSSKVTVAVIDTGVDDTHPDLAPNFDRKASVNCVSGAPDTTDGAWRPAAGESDHGTHVAGTIAAAKNGVGVTGVAPGVKVSGIKVSTPAGFFYTEAVVCGFVWAAEHGVDVTNNSYYTDPWLFNCKNDPDQGALVEAVTRATRYAEGRGVVNVAAAGNSDHDLALDAIEDTTSPNDTTTVTRTVDPSECPDIPTMLPGVVTVSATGAKGLKASYSNYGLGVIDVAAPGGDSTVYQTPAPPATSGLILSTLPGGTFGYKAGTSMASPHVAGVAALIKSTHPYASAGVVKALLTHQADRTACGAPYDINGDGTVDAVCEGGPRYNGFYGAGVVDALDAVRR